The Stigmatella ashevillena genomic sequence GGGGCTGCTCTCGATGGGCTTCAGCGCTTTCTGGTCGACGCTGGCGGTGATGCTGCGTGGTGAGCCCTTTCACCTGGGCGCCGCGGCGGCGGGCGCTTTTGGCCTGGCGGGCGCCGCGGGCGCGCTGGCCGCGCCCGTGGTCGGCCGTATCGCCGACCGCAGCGGACCTGAGCGGGTGACGCGCCTGGGCGCGGGACTGGCCGCCGTGTCGTTCGCCCTCATGGGGCTCCTGCCCTGGATGCCGCCCCAGGCCCAACTGGCGCTGATCGTGGCCAGTGCCATCGGTTTCGACCTGGGAATCCAGGCCTCGTTGATCGCGCACCAGACCATCGTCTACGGCATCGATCCTCCCGCGCGCAGCCGACTCAACGCCTTGTTGATGGTGGGGGTGTTCATCGGCATGTCGACAGGGGCCGTGCTGGGCAGTCAGGCGCTGGCGGTCTGGGGCTGGAAGGGCGTCACCTGGGTGGCCGCCGCCGCCGCCGCTGCCGCGCTGGCCGTGCGCCTCCGCACCTCGAACCCCATTCACGAAGGAACGTGTGCGACCGCGCGGACTTCGATCAGCTGATGGGGAAATGCCAAGCCTGGTACACCGATGAGCGTACCCGCGGGCCGGTGCTTCCCCACGTACTCCTTGAACAGGACGACGCAGGGCTGGAAATGTTCCTTCGGGTTCGTCAGGTAGATGACCACTTCTGCGAGGTGGTCACGCGTGACCCCAAAGCCTGCAAGCACGCGGTCGAGGTTCTCCAGCGTCTGCCGCGTCTGGGCCTCGAAATCATTTTCTCCAACGAAGGCGCCATCCATGTCGTGGGAGAACTGCCCTGAAATGTAGATGGTGCCATTGACGCTGTAACCCTGGCTGACGCCGAAGCCTTCTTCCCATGCGACGCCGTGAGTGTACGTGGTGGCCTTGCCTGTCATGTGCGTTGTCGTTCCTGAGGGGGTTCCCCGCGCGATTTTGGCGAGGTGTTGCGGGACGATACCGGGTCCATTGACGAACGGCGTTCTACACAGACGCGACCCCGTTGCGAGGTGCTCACCCCCGTGATTCGCCCAGTGTCCTGGCGGGACGCCTGCTGTCCGATCAACGAGGGTTGCTAGAGTCCGGGAGCGGCACCCTCACGGTCCTTGTCTCGCCAGAGTCGGTGGAATGGCACCCATGTTGCGTACGAACTTGAACGACATTCTCGCCTTCATGGCGGTCGTGGATGCAGGAAGCTTCGTTGCCGGAGGCCAGGCGCTGGGTCTGACCCGGTCGGCGGCGGGCAAGGCCGTTGCGCGCCTGGAGGACAGGCTCGGTGCGCGCCTCCTGAACCGCACGACGCGGACGTTGAGCCTCACGGACGAAGGCCGGGTGCTCTATGAGCGCGGCTTGCAGGTGCTCGCGGCGGTCGATGACGCCGAGGCCAGCGTGGCGGGACCCGCCGGCATTCCGCGCGGACTGCTGCGGCTCACCCTTCCTGATGCCTTCGGGCGACTCATGGTGCTCCCGTTGCTGGAGAAGTTTCTCGCGGCCTGGCCCGACGTCCAGATCGAGGCGAGCTTCACGGATCGCCAGGCAGACATCATCGAGGAAGGTTTCGACCTGGCGGTCCGGATTGGAGGCATGAGCGCGGATACCCGTCTGGTGTCGCGGGTCGTCGCCCGGTACAAGGCGCTGCTGTGTGCCGCGCCGTCTTACCTCGCTGCGCGGGGGGAACCGCTGGATGTCGATGCGCTCGCAAGTCATGACTGCCTGATCTTCAGCAGTCGCACCCGAAGGCAAAGCTGGCGGTTCCGCAGCGACGATGGATCCTGGGTCAAGGCACAGGGGCGGAGTCGCTTGGTGATGGACAGCGGAGAGGCGATCCGCGATGCGGCCGTTGCCGGGCTCGGCATCGCGTTTCTTCCGGACTTCCTGGTGGCGGGGGACGTGGCCGCAGGGCGTTTGCAGCAGGTGCTGCCTCATCTCGATGCAGGCGACGTGGAGATCCTGGCCATCTATCCGACCCGGCGCCTCCTGGAGCCGCGCGTCAGGCGCTTCATCGATCTCATGGTCGACGAGCTTGGAGAAGGCTGATGTTTCCAGCGGGTGTGAATGAACTCAATGCGGCCAGTGGGTGAAATCTTCGGCGTTGTCGCAATCGTTTCCGCGTCCCTGAAAAACGAGGAAATAAGTCGTCGGCGGGATGATGCTCGATTTAAAGATTCCCGTTCCGCTCGTTACATTTCCCTTGAAGCGCCACTCTTTATACAAAAGCGGTCCACCTCCGCCGCTGGGTCGCCCGTCATGAATATCGACCTTGAATTGAGCCAGCTGCGCGGACATCGGAAAAGTCAGAGTGCCTGATTTGCCGGTGGGCGTCTTGAAGTTGAATTGCCAGGTTTTGGCGACGAATGTATTTGCCAGATCGAATTCGCCGGACGAAGCCGCCCAGCTTTCCGATTCAAAATCCTTTTCAAGATCGCTCAAGCCCTTCATGTTATTGAAGCCACCTGCGGTCATATACAAAGCGGCGGTTTGGTCGAACTTCAGCTCGTGCAGCAATTCAACATTGTTGACATCGGTTTTCCCGTCGAGATCGTGTAAGCTCCGGGCTCGGAACAGCACCCGCACGCAAGAGCGTTGGTGGGGAGAATCAAGCCGAGCACACCCAAGGCAAACAGGAAAAATGAAACAGGCTTCATGAAACTTCCTCCTGAAGGAGAACCGTGCGCCTCGTGCCATCCATTGGCTCGCTCGCTTGTTCATCCATGAGATTGAGCGGTAACATTGGATTCGAACCCGTGGCCCATCGATTAAGTGAGCTTTGCCACCACCCTTCGATGCTTGAATTTGCTGGAGCTGGAAATCGATCCATGTCCTAGTGGAGTGTCTTACAAGTTTTTGGACATAGTCAGGACTGGTAACGATCCACCCACCGGTGCATCTGGGTCCGAGTCCAGGACCAAGTGAACGGGTGGGCATAGAGACGGTTGTACTCGGGCCAGCTTGCGTTGAGGTGCTCGATGAGTTCGGAGCGGCTGGCCCAGTCGCCCCGCTGAAGGTAGCGCGCCCCGAAGGCGCGCAGCAGCAACTCGGCTTGATCGAGCCAGGAGGCATGGGCCGGAGTGAAGAGCACTCGAACCTGAGGGTAGTAGCTGCTGAGGAACGAACGCGTCGGGTGGGCCATGTGGCTGGAGCCCGCATCCCAGATGAGGTGAATGCGACGGGCCTGGCGATGCTCCCACAACAGTTGGGGCAGGACCGCCCGCAGGCTGGCGCTGTCGTTGTGCTCCAGACACCAGCCGCGCATCTTGCCGGTATGCACCACCAGCTTGGCCAAGAAGTTCACCGTGCCGTGGCGCACATACTCGAACTCTTGGTGCTGGATGAGGCCCGGCTTCATCGAGCGCGAGGGGCAGCGCCGCTCCAGAGCTTGGATGTTGGGCTTCTCGTCCACGCACAACACCACCTCGCCTCGCTCTGCGAGGGAGTGAGCATTCTCGTAGCACCAGAGGACCTTGGCGGCCTTGGCGCGAAAGGTGTCGTCTGGAGTCGGTGTCTTCCAGTAGCGCCAGCGGTGGGGTTGCAGTTCGGCATCGCGAAGGATGAGCGCGACGGTGGAGTGGGAGATGGTGGAGGCAATCCCCCGGAACTGGGCAGCACGCGCCAGACTACGAGTGGACCAGTGGGTCATGTGCAGCCCGACGCCGGCCGGTTCGCAGCATGCCAGGCGCTCCACCTCCACTCGTTGCAGGGGGGGAAAGCTCCCGCGGCCGACCGGAACGGGGAGCATCTTCTACAGCCTCCACCCCTTGGGCCTCGAAGCGACGACACAGGGTCCAGAGGGTCCTGCGATTTTGCTCGAGGTGGTCGGCCAACTCCGAGACGATGGTGTCCGGGTCGGCCATCGCCAGCAGGATACGCGCACGACGAGCGACACGCTGCTCGGTGCGCCCATCTCGCACCAAGTCCTCAAGATACTCGGTCTCTTCGGGCGACAGGTGGATGAGTCGCGGGGGACGTCTCCTCATCCACCAGAGCTATTCATCCCCCGCGACTATGTCCACGAACTTGTAAGACACTCCACTAGACCTCCTCGAACCTCGTCCCTGTGGCACCCATGCGCTCCAAGGCGTCCTTGATCTCCCCGGAGACGATCAGCGAGACGATCCAGCCCTCTGGACGGAACACGTGAGCGCTTCCCACCTGAGCCTTGTCGATGCGCAGGTCGCGCACGGAGGCATACTGACCGACCATATCTGGGAGCCCGTCTTCATGAGTCCAGAGCCGGATTCGAGACGCTTTCTCGTCAATACAGCGGATGAGGCGTGTGGCCACAAGGATAAGGTACTGATCCGGCTGGCCCCCAACGTCCACAGGGAGCAGTTGCACGTCGTCAGGAGCCAACTCCGCGAAAATGGATGCGACCCTGACATGCACCACCGGGATACCTATTCCCGCCTCAGTGAAGTCCAGGGGCTTCCCTGCGATCTCGACGGGGACGCTCAATCGCCCCTGAATGTCGACGGGGGCACCGAGCCTGAACTGCGCGTCATCCACCTGCCGACCCTGACGATCCGTCGGCATGTCGAGATCCCAGCGCTGCGGGAAATTCACGTCGTCGGATAGCTCGAAGAAACGCTTGGGCATGGGCTCCATCTAGCGCGGGTGTTGCCGGGTGATGAGTTGGTTGAGCTCTGTTCCCGGCGTTGCGATGTCTTTCGCCAGAGCCTTGAGGGCTCGTGTCAGCCTCTCACGGCAGTCCACGACACTGCGACAGGTCGCCGTTGCGGCGTCCAGTTCCTTGTGGACGATCTGGTGGTACCGCTCGGGGTGTGGCCCGTAGTGGCTTGGGAGAGGCATCTTGTTCGCCGGGTCATCCAGCGTCGTTCCCGCCTTGGCGAAGATGCGGCGGAATCGCGGCGACCACGTGCCCCCGCGCGCGGTGGACTTATCGTTGCAGATGGTGGCGATGTGGTGCGTCTCGATGCAAGGGCCCTGGGGGCTGCTTGCCCGCGCTGCCATGGCCACCGCGTTTGTGGGAAGCGTGATGCTGACGCCCTCGGCACTGACCGCGATCTCCTCTACCGTCCCCAGCGCGGGCAGCCAGAGTCCTGCCTCACCCTCGGCCTGCATGGCCACCTGCGCCGAGCCGGGCAGCGTCGGCACCTTCGCCGCGAACCGTTGCGCCGTCGAGCCAATGGCCGCCACCAGCAGCAGGGCGAATGCGCGCGCTGCCTCTTGTCCGAGGATCTTCCCGAAGCGCTCGCCTGCCTCGTGGATCTCCGCGAAGGTGGTGGCGACCTTCGCCGTCCCAGTCAACTCAGCCCAGCCTGTCACGAGGTTGTGGAGCGTGTCGTAGCCCACGTACAGGAGCATCGAGACGCCCAGGACTGCCACCAGCGCCGGAGCCACGGGATTGAGGAGCAGGACCAGCAACATGGACCCCAACGTCCACAGGGCCGCGCTGATGAGCGTGCGGAATTCCATCATCTCTCCGAGCGCCTTCTTCATCTCGTCCAGCACCGGGCTCTTGCTCATCGCCAGCGCCCAGACGTAACGGCCTTGCATGTCCAGGTAGCGCCCTGCCACCAGCGCGCCCCCGAGACAGTCGCCGTAGGAGTGATAGGCGCTCTGGCACCAGAGCCGATAGCGTTCCGCCAGCGCCAAATCCTCTTTCGTCAATGTGCCGTCCCAGGGCTCGTCCCCTGCGGGCACCAGCTTCTTATCCCGCTGAAGGTAGAGGTAATGGCCACTCTGCGGGTCCATCTGAAACGCCTTCTCCGCCGTCTGGCGCGGCGTGCCTGTCAGTCGCACCTCGCGCGCGAGGCGACTCACGGCCTGCTGGAACTCCGCTTCCTTCAGTTCCACCGGTTGCAGGTCCGCCGTGCGGGGAATGTAGACGACGGCTTTGCCCTGGCCGGTGTCCTCCACGAAGGGGACCCGAGGGGTGCCTGCGCACCCCACGAGCAACGCAAGCAGAAGCGCTTCAGCTTTCCAGAGCATCCTCCACGGCAGCATGTGTCACCCTTTCTTGCGAGGTGCCTTCACAATGGGGCAGCTGGAGCCGAACTCAGGACGTCGACACGTCCGGGGACGCGTGCTCCCGGCACAGCAGTGCGCTGTCCGCTCGGCTGAGCGGCTCCTGTGTCAACCCGCAGCGGAAGCGTCCCTGGGCCTCCCGCTGGAAGTGGCGGCAGGATGCACACACCCCGAAGCTCGGCTGATCGTGCGTGACCAGCAGGGCCCGGAGCAGGCCCGCCAGTGAGGCCTCCAGCCCGCTGCCACCGTTCGGCAGCGCCTCGAGGGTGCGGGAGAAGAGCGCGGGCGGCAGCAGCGCCCCCAGCAGGGCTCGGCCCGCCCCCGTCAGGTGGAGGTGGGTGACGCGGCGATCCGTGCTGCTGCTCTCCTTCTCGACCAACCCCTTGCCCTCCAGCAACGCAATCGTCTGCGACACCGTCCCCTTGGTGAGGCCCAGGTACTCCGTGAGCGCCGCAGGGGTGTTGCTGTAGCGGTTGCAGGCCGAGAGGTAGTGCAACGCCTGCAGGTGCACCGGCTGCAGCCCGTGCTCCTGCCCCACGGCGCGCTCCTCGTTGCGCAGCAGGTTCGTGATGCGCTCGAGCAGCGTGTACAGAGATTCGGCACTCATGGCCAAGAAGGTATCGACACCAAACCTTCTTGACAAGAAAGTCCGAGGTCCCTATTTAGTGTCGTGTCGAAACCAATCGACCGGCCGAGGCCTCCCTGGCCCGGACCGCTCTCCACTCAGGAGCACCGTCATGTCCCAAACCGCCATTGCCCCCGTCACCTCCACCACCACCCCCGAGGCGTCCAAGCCCACGTTGGAGGTCCTCAAGGCGAAGTTCGGCGGCGTGCCGAAGATGTTCGCGACGTTCGCCCACTCGCCCGCGGCGCTCGAGGCGGTGGCCGGCTACTTCGGCGCGATGGGGAAGGCGTCACTGCCGGCGCGCACCCAGGAGGCCATCGCCATCGCCGTGGCCGAGGCCAACGGCTGCACCTACTGCCTGTCGGCGCACACGGCGCTCGGCAAGCTCCAGGGCGTCCCGGCCGATGAGCTCGCCGGTTTCCGCTCCGGCCGCGCGGCGAATCCGCGGGAACAGGCCATCCTCGACCTGGCGCTGGCCATCGTGCGCACGCACGGCGCGGACACGGGGCGACAGCTCATCGCCGCTCGTCAGGCGGGCCTGACGGACGCAGAGCTCGTCGAGGTCATCTCCGCGGTCGCGCAGAACGTGCTCACCAACTACCTCAACGTGGTTGCCGGCACCGAGGTGGACTTCCCCAAGGTGGGCTGAGCCCCTCCCCAGGTGGGACCCGGCGGCGCGCTCCTCCCGCGAGCTCGTGCGGCCGGGGGCCTGGGCAGGCGTTGGGGGAGAAGCCATCCAAGTGCGCGCCTGCGAAGAGCGGTGCGCTAATAGAGGTTGTCTTTGTAATCCTTCTCCAGGCTCTTCTTGAGAAGGCCAGAGGCGCCGGGAACCGACAGCGCAGCGCTCGCCAATCTGGCTCCCAAGCTGTTTTCCTTGTTGAGTTTGAGATGCTCGATGAACAGCTTGGTCGCCTGGATGCCATGGGTGGAGGGCTTGACCGGCCAGAGGTCGGCGCGGGCCAGCGCCGGGCTTTCATGGAGTTGGATGGCGGCATCCTCCATGGCAGTGACCAGCGCCGGGACTTTGTCCTGAACGGCGAACTGCGACCGCACCGCCTCGTCGCTGGTGATGCGTGCGGTGCCCGAAATATACGCGACATGCGTCGAGCCGGGGATCAGCAGCGCGGCTGCGACGTGTGGCTGGGCGAGGATGTTGCGGAAGCTGTCGACGCGGCGGTTTCCAGGGCGGTCCGCGAACCGGACCTTGTGGTGGTCTAAACGCACCAGGGTTCCAGCCAGATCGCCTTTGGGGCTCACATCCGCGTGGCCCTGCGAGTCGATCGTCGCCAGCGCCATGAAGCGAGTGGCATCGATAAAGGCGGATGGATTCGACGGTACCGTTCGATCGGGCAGGGCCTTCCAGAACTCGGAGCGAAGCAACGCCTTGGCGCAGTGGCCGTAGCATTCGTGGACAGTGATGCGGATGTCGCCTGAGTGCTGGGCGGAAACGATGCCGTTCACGCGCAACGTCTCGCCGGTGCCGGGCAAGAGGAACAGTGCACCGAAGCCCCGGCCCACTTGCGCGAGTGATGGATCGTCGAGCATCGCCGCTGGCAGCCGCAACGTCCGCGCATCGCCGCCGGCGAAGCCCGGCGGGCCGCCTCCCAGTGTCACCCCGAGGGTGGTCCCACTCCCGAAGCAGGCGAACAGCAGCGGCGAGGCGGCGATCCAGCGGAGCGCGCCTGCATCGAGGTGGTTGATCACCTTGAGATCCAACATCGGCGGCGCCTTGCCGATAATGGCCTCTAGTTCTTCGAGCGTCTTGATCGATCCGCCCTTGGCCGTGTGCGTTGCATCCATTGCCGTCTCCTGTGCGAGGCGTGACGCTAGGCCGTCGGGCGATTGAGGACATCGCGCAGATCTGCCAAAATATTCGTCGATCCTGCCAAGGACGCTCCAGAGAGAGCGCGACCCACGCCATGCCGATCCTCGATTCTCTGGAGAATGAGAACGACCCGGACCAAGTACCCCGGCCGGTCGTCGCCTTCGGCCTGGCACTGGCGACGCCGGGCATCGAACTCGGCCATCATCGGCATCGCAAGGCGCAGTTGCTGCTCACCTTGCGCGGCGTCCTGACCTGCGAAGTGGAGAGCGGCCTGTGGCTGGTGCCGCCGAACTGCGCGATCTGGATTCCCGGCGGCGCGCTGCATGCGATCAAGGCCTCAGGAACGGTCGAGGGCTATAACGCCTTCATCGATCCTGCGGTCGACGTCGCCTTGCCGGTCGGCTGTTGCACCGTCGCCGTGGCGCCGTTGCTGCGCGAGCTGCTGATCCGCGCGGCGAGCCTGCCGGTGGACTACCCCGAGGGCGGCCGGGAATCGCATCTCGTCACGCTGCTGATCGAGGAGATCGCAGCGGCCCCCGTCGAGCGGCTGCACCTGCCGATGCCCGCGAACGAACGGCTGCGCCGGATCATCGACATGATGATCGCCGCTCCCGCCGATCGGGGAACGATGGCGAGCTGGGCGAGACGCGCGGGGCTGAGCGAGCGCAGCCTGGCCCGCATCCTGACGCGCGAAACCGGCATGAGCTTCGGGCAGTGGCGCCAGCAACTGGCGATCCTGCTCGCGCTGCAATGGATGGCCAAGGGCGCTTCCGTGCAGCAGGTCGCGCTGGACCTGGGCTATGAAAGCGCCGGTAGCTTCGTCACGATGTTCCGCAAGGCGCTCGGCACCACGCCGGGCCGCTACATGAGCACGCTGCGCCGGACCGCGGCTCCCGGCAACGCCCCGTCCTCTGTCTGAGTCGTCTGCCTGATGCAAAGGACGCGGACCAGGAGAGGGTGCCCCACACGCCGCTTATTCCTGCTATTCACCCCTGAGATGCACGAGGGTGGCAAGGCGGGAAACGCCACCGTCGTTCGCACCTCACCTACAAGGAGTTCCCCATGTACCGTCTGATCGGAAAGATAAGCTTCACCTTGCTCATGGCCGCTGTCGCTGCCATGCCTTCCAAGGTCTTCGCCCAGTCGTGCTCCACGTCGACCGCCTATTACGGTGAGCTGCTGCAGGTCGCGGACCTCGACGGCAACGGCACCAACGAAGCTGTCTGCAACGCCTACAGCGAGATCAACGTGGTCAGCGGCACGACCGCGACCCGCTACCCGCTGATCAACACCTACTGGACGCTGGCCTCCATCATCGACGTGGACGGCTCTCCCGGCGCGGAGGTCGTGCTGAAGCAGGGCAACCAGATCACGGTCATCAAGCATTATTCGCGAACCACGTCCTCCTTCAACATCGGCACCACGTGGGAGATTGGCGCATTCGCCGATGTGGACGGCATCGCCGGCAACGAGATCGCCGTCACCACTCCGACCCAGCTCCGCATCGTGTACGCGCGGACTGGAACCATCACCGATCATTACGTGGGCACGGCCTCCCGG encodes the following:
- a CDS encoding carboxymuconolactone decarboxylase family protein — its product is MSQTAIAPVTSTTTPEASKPTLEVLKAKFGGVPKMFATFAHSPAALEAVAGYFGAMGKASLPARTQEAIAIAVAEANGCTYCLSAHTALGKLQGVPADELAGFRSGRAANPREQAILDLALAIVRTHGADTGRQLIAARQAGLTDAELVEVISAVAQNVLTNYLNVVAGTEVDFPKVG
- a CDS encoding IS630 family transposase; protein product: MLPVPVGRGSFPPLQRVEVERLACCEPAGVGLHMTHWSTRSLARAAQFRGIASTISHSTVALILRDAELQPHRWRYWKTPTPDDTFRAKAAKVLWCYENAHSLAERGEVVLCVDEKPNIQALERRCPSRSMKPGLIQHQEFEYVRHGTVNFLAKLVVHTGKMRGWCLEHNDSASLRAVLPQLLWEHRQARRIHLIWDAGSSHMAHPTRSFLSSYYPQVRVLFTPAHASWLDQAELLLRAFGARYLQRGDWASRSELIEHLNASWPEYNRLYAHPFTWSWTRTQMHRWVDRYQS
- a CDS encoding AHH domain-containing protein — protein: MLPWRMLWKAEALLLALLVGCAGTPRVPFVEDTGQGKAVVYIPRTADLQPVELKEAEFQQAVSRLAREVRLTGTPRQTAEKAFQMDPQSGHYLYLQRDKKLVPAGDEPWDGTLTKEDLALAERYRLWCQSAYHSYGDCLGGALVAGRYLDMQGRYVWALAMSKSPVLDEMKKALGEMMEFRTLISAALWTLGSMLLVLLLNPVAPALVAVLGVSMLLYVGYDTLHNLVTGWAELTGTAKVATTFAEIHEAGERFGKILGQEAARAFALLLVAAIGSTAQRFAAKVPTLPGSAQVAMQAEGEAGLWLPALGTVEEIAVSAEGVSITLPTNAVAMAARASSPQGPCIETHHIATICNDKSTARGGTWSPRFRRIFAKAGTTLDDPANKMPLPSHYGPHPERYHQIVHKELDAATATCRSVVDCRERLTRALKALAKDIATPGTELNQLITRQHPR
- a CDS encoding pyridoxamine 5'-phosphate oxidase family protein, encoding MDATHTAKGGSIKTLEELEAIIGKAPPMLDLKVINHLDAGALRWIAASPLLFACFGSGTTLGVTLGGGPPGFAGGDARTLRLPAAMLDDPSLAQVGRGFGALFLLPGTGETLRVNGIVSAQHSGDIRITVHECYGHCAKALLRSEFWKALPDRTVPSNPSAFIDATRFMALATIDSQGHADVSPKGDLAGTLVRLDHHKVRFADRPGNRRVDSFRNILAQPHVAAALLIPGSTHVAYISGTARITSDEAVRSQFAVQDKVPALVTAMEDAAIQLHESPALARADLWPVKPSTHGIQATKLFIEHLKLNKENSLGARLASAALSVPGASGLLKKSLEKDYKDNLY
- a CDS encoding MarR family winged helix-turn-helix transcriptional regulator, encoding MSAESLYTLLERITNLLRNEERAVGQEHGLQPVHLQALHYLSACNRYSNTPAALTEYLGLTKGTVSQTIALLEGKGLVEKESSSTDRRVTHLHLTGAGRALLGALLPPALFSRTLEALPNGGSGLEASLAGLLRALLVTHDQPSFGVCASCRHFQREAQGRFRCGLTQEPLSRADSALLCREHASPDVSTS
- a CDS encoding imm11 family protein produces the protein MPKRFFELSDDVNFPQRWDLDMPTDRQGRQVDDAQFRLGAPVDIQGRLSVPVEIAGKPLDFTEAGIGIPVVHVRVASIFAELAPDDVQLLPVDVGGQPDQYLILVATRLIRCIDEKASRIRLWTHEDGLPDMVGQYASVRDLRIDKAQVGSAHVFRPEGWIVSLIVSGEIKDALERMGATGTRFEEV
- a CDS encoding AraC family transcriptional regulator translates to MPILDSLENENDPDQVPRPVVAFGLALATPGIELGHHRHRKAQLLLTLRGVLTCEVESGLWLVPPNCAIWIPGGALHAIKASGTVEGYNAFIDPAVDVALPVGCCTVAVAPLLRELLIRAASLPVDYPEGGRESHLVTLLIEEIAAAPVERLHLPMPANERLRRIIDMMIAAPADRGTMASWARRAGLSERSLARILTRETGMSFGQWRQQLAILLALQWMAKGASVQQVALDLGYESAGSFVTMFRKALGTTPGRYMSTLRRTAAPGNAPSSV
- a CDS encoding LysR family transcriptional regulator; translated protein: MNDILAFMAVVDAGSFVAGGQALGLTRSAAGKAVARLEDRLGARLLNRTTRTLSLTDEGRVLYERGLQVLAAVDDAEASVAGPAGIPRGLLRLTLPDAFGRLMVLPLLEKFLAAWPDVQIEASFTDRQADIIEEGFDLAVRIGGMSADTRLVSRVVARYKALLCAAPSYLAARGEPLDVDALASHDCLIFSSRTRRQSWRFRSDDGSWVKAQGRSRLVMDSGEAIRDAAVAGLGIAFLPDFLVAGDVAAGRLQQVLPHLDAGDVEILAIYPTRRLLEPRVRRFIDLMVDELGEG
- a CDS encoding RidA family protein encodes the protein MTGKATTYTHGVAWEEGFGVSQGYSVNGTIYISGQFSHDMDGAFVGENDFEAQTRQTLENLDRVLAGFGVTRDHLAEVVIYLTNPKEHFQPCVVLFKEYVGKHRPAGTLIGVPGLAFPHQLIEVRAVAHVPS